Within the Saccharomonospora amisosensis genome, the region ATGAGGTTCCCCAACGAGGTGGTCCGGGTTCGGAGGAGCCGACGACCGGCGACGCCGAGCCTCCATCGGCTCCGCACCTGCGAGAGGTGCTGCCGCCCGTCGTCAGGCAACGGCCGGTGGAGGGCCTGCTCGGCGGGTGAGAGCGAGGCTGTCCTGACGTCGATGACCGGCAGGCAGCCTGCGCAGGAGAAACGCCGTGCTGACAGCGCGGACACCTCAACTGCGTAGACTGCGGGCGTGGCTGTCGTCGAATCCGTGCTGGCCCACGTGCCTGAGCCGCTGCGGGCGGTGCTCATCAAGCACCGCGAGTTGCTCAAGTTCGCGGTGGTCGGTGGCACCACCTTCCTGGTCGACAACGGCATCTGGTACCTGCTCAAGCTGACGGTGCTCGAGGCCAAGCCCACGACCGCGAAGGGCATCGCGATCATCATCGCCACGATCGTGTCGTACGTGCTCAACCGGGAGTGGTCGTTCCGCACTCGTGGCGGCCGGGAACGCCCCCACGAAGCGGCGCTGTTTTTCCTGGTCAGCGGGGTAGCCGTGGTGGTGAACCTGATCCCGCTGTACGCCTCACGGAACGTCTTCAACCTCGAGGTACCGCACGTGTCACTACTCGTGCAGGAAGTCGCCGACTTCGCGAGCGGGTCCGTGCTGGGCATGCTGCTTGCGATGGCGTTTCGCTTCTGGGGTTTCAAGCGTTGGGTGTTCCCCGACGAGTTGGGTGATCGGCGTGGCGAGGACGCCGCCGTCGCCACCGAACGGCGAGTGCGGGCCTAGCGGGGCACCCGCTCGGGCGGCCAGCTCACTCCCCCGACATCCGCGGGCGTCGGTACCCGCAGGAACAGGCTGAACGTAGCGGGCTTCTTCACCGAAAGCTCGAGCCTGCCGCCGTCGGCTTCGGCGAGGGCACGGGCGAGCGCGAGCCCCACACCGGTGGAGCCACCGCCGGAGACACCGCGGTCGAACACGTGCGCGGCCAGTTCTTCTGGCACCCCCTGGCCGCCGTCGGCCACCTCCACAACCACGGTGCCTTCGGAGTCTCCCCGCCGTGCGGTGACCGTCACGGTGCCGCCACCGTGCCGCAACGCGTTGTCCAGCAGCACTCCGACGACTTCCCGCAGCCGCGCGGGGGTAGCCCTCGCCATCAGCGCGTCAGCGCCACGCACCCGCAACGTGCGCCCGTGCGCCCGAAACTGCGGGCGCCACTCCTCGGCGATGTGTGACAGCAGCGTCGACAGTTCCACCGGCTCGGCACCCACCTCGCTGGCGGCCCTCGCGGCGGCGAGCAGCTCGTCGAGCACGGTCGCCAGCCGGTCGGCCTGTTCGAGCGCCGCTCGCGCGTCCTCGCGCACCTCGGGGTCATCATGCGCCGTCAGAGTCTCCAACCGCAGTTGCAGCGCGGTCAGCCTGCTGCGCAACTGGTGGGAGACGTCGCCGACGAGCTGGCGTTCCCGTTGCACGAGCTGAGCCAGCGCCGAACCGGACGCATCGAGGGCGTCGGCGACCATGTCGAGTTCACCGACCCCGTAGCGACGCTGGTCGGCACGGAAGTCACCCCCGCCAAGTCGCGCGGCACGGTCGGCGACGTGCCGCAGCGGCCGGGCCAGCCTGCGGGCGGTCACCGTGGCCACCATCGTGCCCGAGCCGACCGAGAGCACCACCAGCAGCACGACCGCCATCGCCACCTGCGTCTGTCGTGCCCGCATCGGCCCCGCCGGGATCGCAAGCTCCACGGTCCCACCCTTGGCGATCGGAACGGTCTCCACCACCACGTCAGACCCGGGGTAGCTGCCGTACACGAGTTCGCCCGTTGTGGCCCCGCGCACGGTGAGCAGGCCGTCCCTTGGCACGGCAACCCGCACCGGGTCCAGATCCAACGGCCTGTCGTCGGCGAGCTGGTCGTCCAGGATTGCCGCGATCCGCTGCGCGCTGGATGCGAGGTCTTCCCGTTGCAGGTTGTCGACCAGCAGCCATCCGGTTACGCCGAGCGGGATACCGAGGGCGGTCCCGGTGACCGCCACGGCCAGCAGGATGGCGAGCAGGATGCGCCGCCGCATGACTCACTCGGTGTTGAAGCGAAAGCCGACCCCGCGCACCGTGGCGATGCGCTCCTCGCCGGGCTTGCGACCGCCGTTGTCGCCGCCCGCGAGCTTGCGGCGCAGCCACGACATGTGCATGTCCAGCGTCTTCGAGGTCTTCGACTCCAGGTCGTTCCAGACCTCCGAAAGGATCTCCTCCCTGCTCACCACCTGCCCCGCGCGACCGAGCAGCACGCGCAGCAACTCGAATTCCTTGTTGGCGAGTTGCACCTCGCAGCCGTCCACCGTCACCAGGCGAGCGCCGACGTCCATGCGCACCCCGCCCGCCTCGAGCACCTCGGGGGCCCTGCGGCGCAGCAGCGCCCGAATGCGCGCCAGCAGCTCGGCAAGCCGGAACGGCTTGGCCACGTAGTCGTCGGCTCCCGCGTCAAGCCCCACGACGAAGTCGACCTCGTCGGTCCTTGCCGTCAGCATCAGCACGGGCAGCCCGGCATCCGTGGCCCGCAGCCTGCGGCACACCTCGAGGCCGTCCATCCCGGGCAGGCCGAGATCCAGCACCAGCAGGTCCACCCGGTCACGCGAGGTCGCGTCCAGTGCCGACGGGCCGTCGGCGACGACCGCGACCTCGTAACCTTCCCGTTCGAGCGCGCGGGAAAGCGGCTCCGCGATCGCCGGATCGTCTTCGGCAAGTAGGACCACGCTCACCTCGCCAACCTTACGGCGCGACCACATGAAAACATCGTGACCGTGTCCCGCTACTCCTCTGACCTGATGCTCGCGGGCGAGCTGGCCGACACCGCCGACGCGATCACCACCGCCCGCTTCCGTGCCCTCGACCTGGCCGTCGGCAGCAAACCAGACCGCACTCCGGTCACCGACGCCGACACCGCGGTGGAGGACGCCGTGCGCGACCTGCTCGCGCGGCGTCGCCCTGGTGACCGTGTCGCGGGCGAGGAGCGCGGCGGTGCTGTCGGTGGCCAGGGCCGGGTGTGGGTACTGGACCCCATCGACGGAACCAAGAACTTCCTGCGCGGAACACCGGTTTGGGCGACGCTGATCGCGCTGGTCGAGAACGGCACGCCGGTGGTCGGCATGATCAGCGCGCCGCTACTCGGCAGGCGCTGGTGGGCGGGCGAGGGCGGCGGAGCCTGGCTGCGGGACTCCTCCGGCGAGCGCAGGCTCGCGGTGTCACGGGTGTCGGCGCTGGCCGACGCCTACGTATCGACGACCGACCTGGGCTCATGGGTGGAGCACCACTCAAGAGCCGCCTACCTCGCACTCGTGGACGCCTGCTGGGAGAGCAGGGCGTTCGGCGACTTCTGGCAGCACTGCCTTGTCGCGGAGGGCGCGATCGACGTGGCGGTCGAGCCGATCGTCAATCCGTGGGACGTGGCCGCCGTGCGAGTGCTCGTCACCGAGGCGGGTGGCCGCTTCACCGACCTGGCAGGGCGCTCTCGCATCGACGGCGGCTCGGCGCTGTCGACCAACGGGCTGCTGCACGACGACGCGCTGGCCACGATCGACGGGGCACGGCGCGGCTAGACGCGCGCGCTAGGGCAGCACGCCGACGGCTCCGCGCACCACCTGCGCCCAGGTGAGCCTCCCGAACAGGTAGTGACAGGCGACCTGCTCGTTGCTGAACCGGGCCCAGTCGTAGCGGTTGCCCTGCTCTCGCCAGAACACCTCCCACGCGACGTCGCCGTCCTCGCAGACGTCTTCGGTACGCAGCAGGCACCACGTGTTGTCGGCCTCGGCTCCGATCGACACCACCTCTTGCGGGATGCCGACGGCATCCAGCCAGCGCACGATCGACTCGACGTTCATGGCCTCTCCTCGAACGTGACGTCAGCCAGATAACCCAATGTCACCAGTTCCGCCGCCGAGTACACCGACCGGTACCGCACCCCGCCCCCCGGCTGGCCGAACCATGGGGCGGACAGTGCCCGCCACATCGGCAGCTCGCGGAGCACGCGATAGCGCCGGTAGCCTGCCTCCAGCAACGCCGGTGGCAGCGAACGCCGCGCGAACGGGGTGCCGTCCTCGGCGAACACCCTGCCCAACGCGGTACCGAACCGGTCGAGCACCGTGTCCGGCGCGAGCAGCACCGGCTCGCCGGGCTCGCACCCACCCTCGGGGTAGCGCTCCCCTGGAGGCCAGGCGAACTCGGCTCGCTGCCCGGCGTGCACCACGTAGCGCCGATCCCATTCGCGTTCGTCCATCCCGCCGAGCGGATCGTGGCCCTCCGACAACGTGGCGGGCGGGCACGGCAGCACCTCGGCGGGCGGCGGTGCGGGCTGGCGTACCCCCGCGCGCAGCGAGGCAAGCGCGACGGTGGGGTCGATGGTGCCGGATTCGGGATGGTCGTGCGGCGGGAACCGAAGCCCTGCGGCGTAGTCGCAGTCGCCGGCAGGCACCGGCAACTGCCGTGCCGGTTTGTCCGTGGCGACAGGAAGGTGCCCGATCGGGAACATGTGCACCAGAAACAGCGCGACCACACTCTGTCGATCCTGCCTCGCGGCACCCACCGGCGGGTGCGCGGCAGGCTGCTGGGGGCGCGCGGGGTCGGGCGCCTGCGGCGGGTGCGGGGCGCGCTGCTGGTGGTGCTGTTCCGGCCCCCACCGAAATGACTGGGGCGGCGCGGCTCGCGGGGCGTGGCCGGGCCCGGCCGTGGGTGCCGCTGTGGCGGGTGCGCCTGGTACTGGTGGGCCGCCCGCGACGGGACCGTAGGGAACGGCACCGGGACCGAACTGCTGGCCTGCGTAGGGAGGAGCGGCGAACGGCTGTGCCGCGGGCACGGGTGGCTGCGGCGCGAACTGCCCCGCGACCGGTGGCCCCGCGACCGGTGGCCCCGCGACCGGTTGCGCCGCGACCGGACCCCCGGTGAAACCGGCAAGGTGCGTCTGCCCGTGCGACTGCCCGGCCGGTGGCGGCGCGAGCGCGGTGCCGCTCGGCGGCGTCGGCGCGTCGGCGAACCCCAGGCTTGCCGCGGGCTGCCCGCTCGGCGGCGTCCTCGCGTGCGTGATGGCGATGGGGCCGGTGTCTTCCGGCCCAGCAGCGAGAACAGGAGCGGGCCCGTCGAGTGCCTCGCGGCCACGCCACACGTGCGGCAGCGGGTCCGGCTCGGACTCCGGCGACGGCGGCTGCCACGGTTCGACGCTCTCGGCAAACGCGACCGGCTCGGCCAGGTCCAGGGACTGTGCCGAATCGTGTGGCTCACCCGCCGCGAGCGGTTCCTCCACCTCGACCTCGACCGTGCCCGAGGGCCCCCGCCCGTCAGGTGCACCGAGTGCCTCCTCGACCACCTCGGCGGGCAGTCCGGTCGTGGCGGCCAGCAAACCCGACTGGCCGCCCGAGGTGTGCGCGCCTGGGTTCGGTGCCACGAGTTCGGTGGCCGTGTCGAGTGGTGCACTCCCGCTCGGTCCTACCGCGTCGGCGAGGCCGGTGGTGACGGCACCGAGGTTGGCGGCCGTGCCGCGCAGGGTCGTGTCGAGCGCCGCCAGTGCACCCGGATGCCCGGCCTGCGCGGCCGCGAGAGCCGCGTCGCGGTTCCTCGCCGCTGTCACGAGCTGACGCACGATCTCCACCTTGGCCTTACCGACCTGTTCGGCGGCGTGCTCGAGGCGATCGGCGGCCTGGTTCGCACCCGCCGCCGCCTCCATCATGCTGCCGTTTCCGGCCGACACGATGCCGGACCACCTGTGACGGGCCGCTTCCTCGGCCGGTCCGGACATCGCGTCGAGTGCGTTTCCCGCCGCCGAGTCGGCCTCGCCGGCCAGCGTCGTGAGGTCGTGCGCCGCCCTGCGCCATGCCGCGGCCTGCTCACGCATGGCGTCCTCATCCGCCTGCGGCCACGCGGTGCCCGTCTCGGCGGCGATGCCTGCGAGTTCCGCGGGTAGTTCGACACCCATGCGCGCTCCCTAGCCGACCGACCCGATGCCGCCGATGCCGTCCGCCGCTTCCTCGTCGGCGTCCTGGTAGGCCGAAGCGGCTTGGGAGAAGCTCGTCGCGACTTCGCCGAGCCTGTCGGGCAGCGCGTCCAGCGAGCGCAGTATCTCGTCGGCAGGCCCCGCGTGCGTCTGGGAGAAGCTGCGCCCGACCTCATCAGCGCCCCACGGCTGAGCTGACTCGCTCAGCGCATCCCGCAATTCGGCCACCAGCCGCCGCGCTCTGCCCGACAGCGCCTCCAACTCGGCCGCATGCGACAGCAGCCGCTGAGGGTCGGCCCCGAAACCCGCCACGCCACCGTTCATCGCGTTCCCGACCATTCGCCGTCGTCGAGCCAGTTCTGATCCTCGAAACTGGCGTCGTCCTCTTCCTCCGGGCCGGAAGTGGCGATGTCGTCCTCGGTGAGATCGGCCGTGCCGAGCAGCAGTGCCTGCGGGTCGGTGCCAGAAGGCAGCGCGGGCGCGAGTACGTCCGCCGCCAGGGAGAACGCCCTGACGGTCGCCTCCCCCGTCAGCCGCACGATCTGCGCGGCCAACTCCGCAGGGCGGTACCGGTCGTATGCGTCGTCCGCGATCATGAGGTCGGTCAGCGTGCCACGAGCACCCACGACCGCGGTGACGAGCCCGTCCTCGCTACTCACCGAGGCGCTGATCGCGGCGAGGTCGCGATGCACCGTGCTCAGTTGCTCCCTGCTGCGGTGATAGTCGGCGAGCAACTCGTCCACCTGCGCGCGATACTCGGTCACGGCGCTCTCCCGACGTCCGAAGGTCGTGTACAGCAGTCGGCGATGGTCTTTGACGCAGCCTGTTCCTCCTCGGTTCCCTTCGCAACCGCAGTCGTTGTGATCACGTGACGTGGGTGCTGCCCGGCGCGGCCCGTCAGGACCAGTCGGTCTGCCAGCCCGGTCGACGCGACGACCCCAGCAGCTCCGCATCCGCCGGACGGTGGGAGTGGTCCACGATGTGCCGTAGCAGCCGGGAATCGACGTAGTTCGGATACCCGGAGACACTGCCGGTGAGGTCAACGAGGTCCCGGAAGAGCGCGAGCGCTGGATTGCTGTTTCCGGTGTCGTGGGCGATCACCAGTGTTCCCAGTGTCTCCAGTGTCTCCGGTGGTCCCACCGCGTCGCGGGTCCGGACCGCCCTGGCACCGCACCCGGCGATGCTTTCGTTCCAGCCGAGCACCAGGGTGATGGCGAAGGTCCGGTTGACCGGGGTGAGCCGCACGTTGTCGATCATGCCAGCCGCCCGATCGGTCAGCGGGCACCACGCATCACAACCCGCTCTGGCAGCACTTCACCGCGTCAGGTGCCGCCCGCCCGCCACGGAGAGGACCTCGCCGTTGGCGTGCCCGTTCGCGGCAGAACCGAGATACGCGACCGCCGAGGCGACGTCCTGAGGTGTGCAGATGCGGCGCGTGGGCGTCTTCGCCGCCTCCGAGTCGACGGCCTTCCGCCCGAATCCGGGGGTGGTCAGCGCCCGCTCGGTCAGGGTGAAGCCAGGTCGCACGACGTTGCTGAGGATGCCGTGCCGGGCCTCTCTGACCGCCAGCACCTTTGTCGCCGTCTCCAGCGCGCCCTTGGCGGCGGAGTAGGCCACACCCGCGGCCATCGGCTGCTCGACGATGTCGGTCGAGATCAACACCAGCCTGCCCCAGCCTGCCTTCCGCATACCGGGAAGGACGGCCCCTATCACGGCCATTGTTCCGGCGGTGTTCGTGGTGAGGCCGTCGGTCAGGCTCTCCCAGGTGTCCGTCATCGTCGTCGGCCAGGAAACCGCGTTCGCGACCAAGATCGCGACCTCACCGAACTCGTGTTCGACCTGGCGCACCGAATCCGCTATCGACTCCTGGTCACGATGGTCGATCCGCACCGTCATCGCCTCCCCTCCCGACTCGATGATGGAGTCGACCAGGCTGCGCGCCCCCGCCTCGTTGCTGTGCCAGGCCGCGGCCACCCGCGCTCCCTCTGCCGCGAACACCCTCGAAATGGCGCTGCCGATTGCGCCGGACGCCCCGGTGACCAGCACCACTCGACCGTCGATCCCGAGATCCATAGCTCCCCCAAAACCAGATAGTTAGCCGGACATCTATTAGCCGACTATATAAATATAGGATTGGGCTCGTGGACGCAAGTGATTCGATGCGCGTCAATCGGGCGCTGAACAAGATGAGCAAGCTCTACCGCGCCGCGAAGGCACGCAAGCTCGCGGCGCTCGGGTTGCATCCCGGACAGGACGTGCTGCTGTGGCTGCTCGCCCAAGAGCGCGACGGCATGACAGTCTCGGAACTGGCGGCACGGCTGGGAATCGAACCGCCGACCGCCACCCGTAGCCTCGCTCGGCTGGAGCGTGGCGGGTGGTTCCGGCGCGAACCGGTCGCCACTGATCGCCGACAAGTGCGCATCGTGGTCACTGAGGCAGGCCACAGGCTGGTCCCCAGCATCGAACGCGCGTGGTCCGAACTCGCCGAGCAGGCGCTGGGCGAGGTGAGCCAGGAGCAACGCGACATCACGATCGCGGTGCTCGAACAGGCCAACGAGCGACTGCGCGGTCTGGTGGGAGAAGCCGTCCTTGCCGAGGAGTGAGCCGTTGGCGTGTCCCCGAGAACTTCAGGAACCCGCCTCAGCCGCCGAGCGCACGCACCACCCGTGACGGGCTCGGCCTGCCGAGCCGCCCGGCCAGCCACGTGCTCGTCGCGACGAGCGCGTCCAGGTCGACGCCGTGGTCGATCCCGAGCCCGTCGAGCATCCACACCAGGTCCTCGGTGGCGAGGTTGCCTGTGGCCGACTCCGCATAGGGGCAGCCACCCAGCCCGCCAGCCGAAGAATCCACAGTAGACACCCCGAGTCGCAGCGCGGCGCAGGTGTTGGCCAACGCCTGACCGTAGGTGTCGTGAAAGTGCACGGCGAGCCCGGCAACGTCGATTCCGGCGGAGGTGAACGCCGTGACCAACCGTTCGACACCAGCCGGGGTCGCGACCCCGATGGTGTCGCCTAGCGACAGTTGCGTGCAGCCGAGGTCGAGCAGGTTCCGGCCGGCACGAACGACCTGCGCCGGATCGACCACGCCCTCCCACGGGTCGCCGAAACACATCGACAGGTAGCCGCGCACGTCGACACCTTCGCTCCTTGCCCGCGACACGACCGGCTCGAACATCGCGAACTGCTCGTCGAAGCCACGGTTGAGGTTGCGTTCGGCGAAGGACTGGGTAGCGCTGCCGAACACCGCGATGTGGCGCACGCCCGCGGCGAGCGCGCGGTCCAGCCCGCGTTCGTTGGGCACCAGCACCGGGTAGCGAACCCCGGCCACCCGCCGCAGCCGCTCAAGCAGTTCCTCGGCGTCGGCCAGCTGCGGTACCCATTTCGGGTGCACGAAGCTGGTGGCCTCCAGCGTCGTCAGTCCCGCGGCAGCGAGCCGATCGAGGAACTCCAGCTTCACCTCGACGGGCACGGTGGTGGCCTCGTTCTGCAGGCCGTCGCGAGGCCCGACCTCCCAGATGGTGACCTGACGGGGCATGCCCGTCACGGGCCCGACCCGCTCCGGCAACCCGAGCTCACGCGCGCCCATGACGCTCCTGGCTGCCGGTTCCGAAGTCGAAGTCGTCGTAGGGATTGTCGTTGACCTGCCGGTAGATCATCGTGTGCACCTTCTCGACGCCGGGAATGTCGTCGAAGGTCAGCGGCTCCTCCGAGGCGGACTCGATGATCAGCGTGCCGCAGCCGAAAACGCGATCGACGAGCCCGTGCTCGAAACGGACGCTGTTGATCCTGGCCATGGGGATGTCGATGCCGGTGCGCTTGACAACGCCCTCCCGTGCGATCACCCGGTCCGTGGTGACGATGAAGTGCGTGGTGCGCCAGCGCACGAACGGCACGAGGAACAACCACACCACCAGCAGCACCGCTACCGCGCCGACAGCGATCAGCGTGACCATGTCCCACGGCGCGTCCAGGTCGCGGGCCCACAGCGCGAGCCACACCCCGGCTCCCAGCGTGCCCGCCAGAGCCAGCACCGGCAGGATCAGCATCTTGAAGTGCGGATGCTTGTGCGTTATGACGCGCTCACCCTCACTGAGCAAATCGTCTGGATAAGGCACTTCGACACCCCCGAGGGCTCATGTTCGGCGTGGGAGTCACCGTACCGCGTCATCGCCGGGCTCAGGCGTGGCTCGGCCGCAGGTGGACGACATCACCTGCGAAGATCGTGTGGCGCTCCCCGTCGGCTGTCCGGACGATGAGCGCCGCATCGGAGTCCACGTCGAGCGCCTCACCGATCTTGGCCGAACCACCCGCCACGAGAACCTTCACCTGCATCCCGAGCGTCGCGCACCGCGACCGGTACTCGTCGAGCAGCCCGGCGGCCCGCAGATCCCCGCGGGCGCAGCGCCAGCGCTGCTCGCGTTCGTGCAGGTGACCCAACAGCAGGCGGGCCACCTCCGTGCGGTCGGAGGTCGAGGCGCCCTCCTCGGCGAGTGAGGTCGCGCGCAGCGCGCCCGGCCCCGGTCGCACCGGCTCGCGCATCGGCGACACGTTCACGCCGATGCCCAGCACGACAGCCTGCTCGTCACAGGCGACCGCCTCGGCGAGCACACCGGCGCACTTGGCGCGCTCAACCCCAGCCAGCATGTCGTTGGGCCACTTGAGCACCGCGTCAACACCCAACTCCCGCGCGGTGTCGATCAGGGCGAGCCCCGCGACGGCCGCCAGCGAGCCGAGCGCGGGCAGTGGCACCTCGCCAGGCCGCAGCAACACGCTCAGGTACACGCCGGCGCCGGGCGGGGAGACCCAGGTTCGGCCCCTGCGGCCCGCACCCTTGGTCTGCTCCTCGGCGATGAGCACGGTGCGGTCTGCCGCGCCCTCCACGACGGCATCTCGAAGATCGGCGTTGGTGGAGCCCGTGCTGGCGACCACGTCGATGGCGGTATAGGGGCCGACGGGCCGCAGCAGCGCGGAACGCAGTCGCGCGGCGTCGATGCGCTTCATACGGCACAGCCTATGACCCCGGCGAGCCCTATGACGTGGCACACCCCTGCGGCCAACTGAGGGTCGTTAAGCTGCTGTTTCATGAGCAGCGCGACGGAGCCGATCGGCACGCCCCCCGCAGAAGAACCGGACATCCACACCACGGCCGGTAAGCTCGCCGACCTCTACCTGCGCTACGACGAGGCGGTGCACGCCGGGTCGGCGCGCGCGGTGGAGCGCCAGCACGCCAGGGGCAAGAAGACCGCACGTGAGCGCATCGACCTGCTGCTCGACCCCGGTTCCTTCGTCGAACTCGACGCGCTGGCCCGGCACCGCTCCACCAACTTCGGGCAGGACTCCAACCGGCCCTACGGCGACGGGGTGGTCACCGGGTACGGCACCGTCGACGGCAGGCCGGTGTGCGTGTTCAGCCAGGACGTCACGGTTTTCGGCGGCTCACTCGGCGAGGTGTACGGCGAGAAGATCGTCAAGGTGATGGACCTGGCGATCAAGACAGGCAGGCCGATCATCGGCATCAACGAGGGTGGCGGCGCGCGCATCCAGGAAGGCGTCGTCTCGCTCGGCCTTTACGGCGAGATCTTCCGCCGCAACACCCAGGCCTCCGGTGTGGTCCCGCAGATCTCGCTCATCATGGGCGCCAACGCGGGTGGGCACGTGTACTCGCCCGCGCTCACCGACTTCGTGGTGATGGTGGACCAGACCTCCCAGATGTTCATCACCGGACCCGACGTCATCAAGACGGTGACCGGCGAGGAGGTGACCTTCGAGGACCTCGGTGGTGGCCGCACCCACAACACGAAGTCCGGCAACGCGCACTACCTCGCGGGCGACGAGGAGGACGCCATCTCCTACGTCAAGGAGTTGCTCTCCTTCCTGCCCGCCAACAACCTCTCCGAACCTCCGGTGTTCGACTCTCCCGAGCCGACGGGTGAGTCCATCCCGGACGGTGTCAGCGAAACCGACCTGGAACTGGACACGCTGGTCCCCGACTCGCCGAACCAGCCGTACGACATGCACGAGGTGATCAAGCGGGTCGTGGACGAGGGCGAGTTCCTCGAGGTGCACGAACTGTTCGCGCCCAACGTGCTGGTCGGGTTCGGCCGCGTCGACGGCCACAGCGTCGGCATCGTCGCCAACCAGCCGACCCAGTTCGCGGGCTGCCTCGACATCGACGCCTCGGAGAAGGCCGCCCGGTTCGTGCGTACCTGCGACGCGTTCAACGTGCCCGTGCTGACCTTCGTCGACGTTCCCGGCTTCCTCCCCGGTACCGACCAGGAATGGAACGGCATCATCCGGCGGGGCGCGAAGCTGATCTACGCCTACGCGGAGGCGACGGTACCGCTGGTCACCGTCATCACCCGCAAAGCGTACGGCGGCGCCTACGACGTGATGGGTTCCAAGCATCTCGGCGCGGACGTCAACGTCGCGTGGCCGACCGCCCAGATCGCCGTGATGGGCGCTCAGGGTGCCGCCAACATCGTGCACCGCAAGACCATCGCCAACGCGGCGGAAGCGGGCGAGGACGTGGAGCAGCTGCGGGCGCGGCTGATCCAGGAGTACGAGGACACGCTGTGCAACCCCTACGTCGCCGCGGAGCGTGGCTATGTCGACGGCGTGATCCCGCCCTCGCACACCCGCGGCTACGTGACCAGGGCGCTTCGGATGCTTCGGGACAAGCGCGAGACGCTGCCGCCGAAGAAGCACGGCAACATCCCGCTGTGATCGCGAAAGGCCGCTGCCATGTCTGCCATGTCGGAAGAAGCTGCCATGCCTGAGCAACCGGAACATTCCGGGCCGCTGCTGCGCGTCGTGCGCGGCAATCCCGACGACGCGGAGGTGGCCGCACTCACCGCCGTCATCGCCGCCGTGGCCGCCTCCGGTGAGCAGGAGGCCAAGCCCGCCACCCGGTCGCTGTGGGCCGACCCCGCGGCGCGACTGCGGGCACCGCTGCGGCCCGGACACGGGGCCTGGCGTGCCTCCGGGCTGCTCCGTTGAGGCGGCGGTGCGTGCGCGGTGCGATCACATAGCCTTTGCCGCGTGCGTTTCGTGCTGGCCTCGGCCTCCCCAGCTCGCCTCGCGGTGCTGCGCGCGGCGGGGATCGAACCGAGTGTGATCGTCTCCGGCGTCGACGAGGAGGCCGTCGCAGCCGGACTGCCCGACCCTTCACCGTCCGAACTGGTCACCGCACTCGCCATGGCGAAGGCCGACGCCGTGGCCCGCTCCGCGGACCTCGCCGCTATCACACACGGGTCGCACGCCGAGGCCCACGAAGGTGCCGAGGACGCCGTCGTGGTCGGCTGCGACTCGATGCTCGCGATCGGTGGCGAGGTGGTGGGCAAGCCCGCGACCGCTGAGGTCGCTCGCGCACGCTGGGCCGCCATGGCAGGCGGCACCGGCGAGTTGCTCACCGGGCATGCCGTGGTGCGGGTGAGCGACGGTGAGACCGTCGGCGTCGCGAGCGGAACCCAGTCAACGACCGTGCGGTTCGCTTCCCCCACCGAGGCGGAACTCGAAGCCTAC harbors:
- a CDS encoding YbaB/EbfC family nucleoid-associated protein, which translates into the protein MTEYRAQVDELLADYHRSREQLSTVHRDLAAISASVSSEDGLVTAVVGARGTLTDLMIADDAYDRYRPAELAAQIVRLTGEATVRAFSLAADVLAPALPSGTDPQALLLGTADLTEDDIATSGPEEEDDASFEDQNWLDDGEWSGTR
- a CDS encoding SDR family NAD(P)-dependent oxidoreductase, with translation MDLGIDGRVVLVTGASGAIGSAISRVFAAEGARVAAAWHSNEAGARSLVDSIIESGGEAMTVRIDHRDQESIADSVRQVEHEFGEVAILVANAVSWPTTMTDTWESLTDGLTTNTAGTMAVIGAVLPGMRKAGWGRLVLISTDIVEQPMAAGVAYSAAKGALETATKVLAVREARHGILSNVVRPGFTLTERALTTPGFGRKAVDSEAAKTPTRRICTPQDVASAVAYLGSAANGHANGEVLSVAGGRHLTR
- a CDS encoding MarR family winged helix-turn-helix transcriptional regulator, coding for MDASDSMRVNRALNKMSKLYRAAKARKLAALGLHPGQDVLLWLLAQERDGMTVSELAARLGIEPPTATRSLARLERGGWFRREPVATDRRQVRIVVTEAGHRLVPSIERAWSELAEQALGEVSQEQRDITIAVLEQANERLRGLVGEAVLAEE
- a CDS encoding hydroxymethylglutaryl-CoA lyase, with amino-acid sequence MGARELGLPERVGPVTGMPRQVTIWEVGPRDGLQNEATTVPVEVKLEFLDRLAAAGLTTLEATSFVHPKWVPQLADAEELLERLRRVAGVRYPVLVPNERGLDRALAAGVRHIAVFGSATQSFAERNLNRGFDEQFAMFEPVVSRARSEGVDVRGYLSMCFGDPWEGVVDPAQVVRAGRNLLDLGCTQLSLGDTIGVATPAGVERLVTAFTSAGIDVAGLAVHFHDTYGQALANTCAALRLGVSTVDSSAGGLGGCPYAESATGNLATEDLVWMLDGLGIDHGVDLDALVATSTWLAGRLGRPSPSRVVRALGG
- a CDS encoding PH domain-containing protein, producing the protein MPYPDDLLSEGERVITHKHPHFKMLILPVLALAGTLGAGVWLALWARDLDAPWDMVTLIAVGAVAVLLVVWLFLVPFVRWRTTHFIVTTDRVIAREGVVKRTGIDIPMARINSVRFEHGLVDRVFGCGTLIIESASEEPLTFDDIPGVEKVHTMIYRQVNDNPYDDFDFGTGSQERHGRA
- a CDS encoding biotin--[acetyl-CoA-carboxylase] ligase; amino-acid sequence: MKRIDAARLRSALLRPVGPYTAIDVVASTGSTNADLRDAVVEGAADRTVLIAEEQTKGAGRRGRTWVSPPGAGVYLSVLLRPGEVPLPALGSLAAVAGLALIDTARELGVDAVLKWPNDMLAGVERAKCAGVLAEAVACDEQAVVLGIGVNVSPMREPVRPGPGALRATSLAEEGASTSDRTEVARLLLGHLHEREQRWRCARGDLRAAGLLDEYRSRCATLGMQVKVLVAGGSAKIGEALDVDSDAALIVRTADGERHTIFAGDVVHLRPSHA
- a CDS encoding acyl-CoA carboxylase subunit beta → MSSATEPIGTPPAEEPDIHTTAGKLADLYLRYDEAVHAGSARAVERQHARGKKTARERIDLLLDPGSFVELDALARHRSTNFGQDSNRPYGDGVVTGYGTVDGRPVCVFSQDVTVFGGSLGEVYGEKIVKVMDLAIKTGRPIIGINEGGGARIQEGVVSLGLYGEIFRRNTQASGVVPQISLIMGANAGGHVYSPALTDFVVMVDQTSQMFITGPDVIKTVTGEEVTFEDLGGGRTHNTKSGNAHYLAGDEEDAISYVKELLSFLPANNLSEPPVFDSPEPTGESIPDGVSETDLELDTLVPDSPNQPYDMHEVIKRVVDEGEFLEVHELFAPNVLVGFGRVDGHSVGIVANQPTQFAGCLDIDASEKAARFVRTCDAFNVPVLTFVDVPGFLPGTDQEWNGIIRRGAKLIYAYAEATVPLVTVITRKAYGGAYDVMGSKHLGADVNVAWPTAQIAVMGAQGAANIVHRKTIANAAEAGEDVEQLRARLIQEYEDTLCNPYVAAERGYVDGVIPPSHTRGYVTRALRMLRDKRETLPPKKHGNIPL
- a CDS encoding acyl-CoA carboxylase subunit epsilon encodes the protein MPEQPEHSGPLLRVVRGNPDDAEVAALTAVIAAVAASGEQEAKPATRSLWADPAARLRAPLRPGHGAWRASGLLR